CAACAGGCTGGTAGGTCTCCTTCTAAGACAGGTGCCCACGAGAACTCGGAACAGAGCCCTTCCTGTCCAATGCCAAGCCCCGTCCCCACAACAAAACCCACCTGCTGCCATGTGGCAGAGGACATTGAGGAACAAGTGATAGTCACAGAGCTGCCGTAATGTAAATGGTTTCCTCGGGTACATGCACATCAAGTACATCTGCCACTCTGAATTCCGGGCAGATGACACGAAAGCAGAGGTGAGCTTGTTTAAACACGCTCCACTAACAGGTTCTTAGTGGCTTCGGTGGAAGTTTGGCGAAGTTCGCTACATTCAAGTGAATAGCAAGCACGAAAATTCACACCCTCACAACCACCAAGTTACACTAGATATGCCTAAATCATATTGTTTCGTGTAGTTACAAGGGGTGAGAGGCAAGGCCAACTGAGTTTGGACAAATTCGAACCTTCCATCCAATTATACTTGCCTCTCCTTTCCCCAAATGCTTCTCTTAAAAATTGTATCATTCACATACAGAGAGGAAAAGGGCCAGAACCTTTGTCAACTGATCTAGTCTGTAAAGAAAACAAGTGCCTGAGTATATTTTAGTTTGAgcgaaatttattttcttaaggacTAGAAGCTCGAAGCTTTAGCACTGGATTAGAAATTCACACCTTGCCTCCTGGCTTCTTACacatttcagattaaaaaatgtgGCACCTCAAGGCTGTGGATATCTGGAggcctttaaaagaaaaaccattcaTGACCTCTCTAAGTTTAAAGTAGTGTCTTCTTTACTAGAGCCATGCTAATATTAATTAATGTTGCAGGAAACCTTGGCAGATCAAAGTTAACATGCATCAGTTCTATCCTTTCAATTATAATTACCATCGTGTATATTTACATGAcaacatgtttttaaagttttattagcTTTTTACAAAATGCTTAATAGAAGGCCAAAATTGATTTCTaaactagttttaaaaaacaagaccTACGTTTATTTTGAAGTAACTACTTCCAAATAAGATACCAGATGAGCATCATGTCAATGTCCTGGTTTTGATAAATTACCTAAGTTGTTATTGCTGGGGGAACCTGGGTAATGGGCACAGGGGATATCTCTATTTTTGAAACTTCTTGCTATGATCTCTAATCACATtaagataaaaagttaaaataaaacaaccctatgtATTAAACTTTGATAGGAgctttacttatttttaagaaaaaagctcCAATATACCCTAAAACTATGTTATGTGATAAAGAACCAAAATAGAGgaaacttaaaatacattttgattctGAAGCTAGTAGACATGTGAATACAGTCTCTTTTCCCTACAAATAGTTCTAGAATATtctatggacttttttttttcttaaatagggCCCCTGGTAGTAAAAACACATCCTCTTAAAGATAATTCTTACTTTTCATAACATAGTTGAGATATCCCTTGAAACTTAGGGATAAGCAACCGACATTATCAAACTTTCGTTAGTGtggttttagaatttaaaaacaagagGATAGGCAACTCATACTTGATTATCGCAGCATAGAAATTAACAAAACTTTCTATTACCCAAATTTGGAATTGACTTACAAAAGGGCCTTCTTGACCTTAGCTTCTGTGTTCTGCCATGAAAGGGTACCTTAATAATCAGTCCCTTAGGTTCGCATAGTATCGTGGTCTTCTTGGATGGCCTCACATGTATGGAATGAGAAATGTGAGGCCCGGGAAAGCTAAGTGAATTCTTCATAAGCGAAAGGTCAAGCCTGGAGCCTAGATTTGCCAACTTTAGGCTGGTACTTTCTTACCAGATATGTCTCTTTTTAAGAGAGAACTCAACAATGCATACAGTGGCAGCTAATAAGCAGCTGTTTTCCCATTGGTACCTGACTTAGCAACAACTAAGAGTGCCAGAAGTGTTGGGCTTGACCATGAGAACTCTTTAGAATTCAACTTGCGCTGTGTGCTGGTTGAGGACTAGACTGGCAGGTGGTGCTGGGGACTGCGCTCTGCAGTGTGGCGCTGGCCTGGCGGCTAGGGAGGCACATTTGCTTGGCTaggaaaaattaaggaaaaagaatattcttGCAAACTCAAGGAAAAATACAAAGGTAAGATGGAAACAAATACAGAACTAATGAAAGATATTCTTGACCACAAGACAAAGAAAAGGTAGTGGGGACAGGggaaagaggtaaaaaaaaaaaaaaaaaaaaaaaaaagagagacacagaTAAAGTAGCCTGAGTGCCGCAGGCAGACAATCAACCGGTACTGACCGGGCCCTGGTGCCAGGCAGCACTAGGCGCCAGGACAGGAACAGGAACGCGAGTCCCTGCACTGGGAGAGCTGACCCTCTTTGGGAAGGGTGGAGCACGCACATGTACTGCCGTGGCCTGGAACTTGCTGTTTCTACCTCCCAAGCATCTTTCAAAGCCATCATTTTTCTCCATCTCTGCTGCCGGGCTCTCAGTCTCAAAAGCCTGTCCTTAAGCCTTCCTGTTTCCTTCTGCTTCTCTCCAGTCTGTTCTCCACAGCAGCCACTgtcctcattttaaaacaaatcacacCACATTCCCCTCCTGCTTAGGATCTCAGTAGCATCTACCATGCTTTTCCATTGCCCACCCTAGTGCTTCCTGCCAGTGGCATTCAGCTTCTGGAATGTGCCCGGCTTTTCCCTGCTTCAGGGTCTCACGTGCATTTGCTTCCTCTGCTGGTAACACCTCCCTACTCACCGCCCCGTGCCCCTGGCGTCATTCTTACCCTGCGGATCTTACCACCCCAGAGAGGGAGGGGCCCCTTGCCATCTGTCCTCGTTGCCCCCACTGTTAATTACCTTTTTGGCTGTTATGTTTTAATTATGATCTGCTTTAAACTCCACAAGGGCCAGGATGTATCTATTTTCCCAGGATCTAGCATGTGGTTGGTATTCAACAAGTGTCTGTTGAATGAACTCCCcaagcctgtttcttcatctgcaaaatgctaGAAGTGACACCCAATTCTTAGATGATCACAGAAATAATTCTCCCTTATCAGGTCCTTACTATGTACCACGTACTGTGGATCTTGTGCAGTTGTCTCAAGGCAATTCCCACCCTTTTGCCCCTTTTATCAATAAGAAATCTGAGGTAGAGATTTTAAACAATCTGCCCCACACAGAAAGATGTACAGTTGGAATTTCAGCCCAGATAATCTAATTTTCAAGTCTTAACTCTGGAGAGTGCCAGGCACAGGGCGGTGCTCTGCTGAGGTCATGGCTCCCGCCCTCACTCAGGTTAAAAAAAACCCTGGGGGGTTAGCAAGTGACTCAGGAGGGGAACAGCTTTAGTAAAAAGACCGAGGATGTTGAAAAAGACAAAGCACCCTCACAAACAGCACTCCAGGCCCTCCTCCATCCAAAGGCCACGAGAAGCACCTTTGTCTGCTGTGGACTTGCGATCTCTGAGGGGGCAGGGTAGGCAGGGACCCCTTGGGTGGCCTCAAATGAGCAAGAAGCAAAGCCTACTAACGGGCCCGAGTGGCCTGGACCTAGTCCTAAAACTCAGAAAGAGTCAGACCAAGTCCACCCATCAGAGCTGGTCTCTCCCATTACATTCTCCCTGGTGtgggcccgcccgcccgccctcgtCTACCTGTTCTGATGGCAACACCAGAATCCAGTTCACTTTCTTGTTAAAGGTAAATACAAACAGCTCATTTCCACTGTACacttttataatttgaaagttgctcaaattatttgtcattttaaagaatGAGAGTAAGCTTCAACTGTGTATTAAACTTCAAAGGATCTTCCCTTGtgcttaaaaataacaatgctgTCAGATTGCTTCATTTTATAAGAGTTTAGGCAAGAAACGTTACTAATGGTGTCATAAATAAGTattataactttattaaaatgaaaagacaatattcaaaataatgcAACAAAATGAATAAACTCCTTTGTCCAATACTGTACACATAATGCAGAAATCAGTGCATTTTTCTTAAGCATGTTTTAACCTTCATTTAGTTCATACTAAAATATAATAAGCTTTAAATAGCTCAAATAATATTCAGCAGTTTAAATTGTAAACAGCTTGTTTAACTATTAAGAGAACATTGTAGTAACGTACCTCTGTTAGTGAGCACCTTCTCTCTTGTGCTTATCTACTCAAGATAAATACCGCGAAGGATGTGGGAACGTGAACACAAGCTATGTGTCTCACTGCACCTAAGTGAAGCAGCCAGCTGTGAGGGTTTTCAAAGCAGAAAGATGCTGATGGTATTAAGACATACTGTGCTATTGGTCAGAAGTGTTTtacttaaaaagcaaacaatccccAGGAAATACTGAATAGGAACCAGCAACACAAGGCCAGCTTGTgttgtatttgtttattaatagtctaaaaaaaaaaaaacaaaaacaaaaaccataacaTACATCCCCACACAATAACTCTCAATCACATAGCTAATTGCTTCATTATTTTGTCAAACTGACATCCTGAACACTGGCTCCGAGCATGCTTTTCCATCTGAGTCTCATGTATCCCACTGTCTCTGCGAGGCCCACAGTACACTGGGTCACTTCAGTGGGTGGAATCAAGCAGgaattgtaagaaaaaattattcactaattctattttcttttcattcttcaagATGTGAGACATGTACAGGTGACAGTATGGTTTCCAAATAAACTGCTCTCTCTCCCCTCAACAAGACAAAAAATGAGACCTGGAATTAGGCCGTGGGACGACTTTTAACTAGGCAGGTACAGTCATGGTAAAGAATGCGTATCCTGCCCTCAACGGAAAAGACTGcttgcaaaaataaatgaaacaaaatagaacagGCCTAAAAGCCAGGAATCTTCAAagctacaaaacaaaaataatttttagaatgatTCTGATCTAAACAATactgtattttcttccatttgctCAATTTTCAGTCTACCAGGACTCATTTCTCCAGGTTGAGTTTTTGCTATTCTGAATATATATTACTCTAAGATAGTAACTAACTGGTTAACCCGCAACTATGCTCTATGGTTATACCACAAgttatatataggtatataatgtatgcatatataaaaagtTTCCCCGTCCTTCCCTCCCACCATCACATCTTTAAATTATAGACTTGAATAGACTTTTCTCTATCGCTAACAAAATCAGGGATTCTCGGCATAACAGCATCTCTCAACTGCTCTAAATTTTTCTCATTAAGACAAGAGAGTTCAACTATTTTACTTTGCAATCTGAAAGATTCTTCTGTGAACCTCAATCAAACTGGAAAATTGAGAACCATTTGCTCCTATATAACCTGCTGAACCACAACCCCCAAGTCTAAGGAGAAACCACATAGGACAAGTGTTTACGCTTCACATGGCCACCCAGATCCATCTTTGTTTTTGAGTCCAGCTTTTCTGTGGCTGAAACCATACTGCAGTCAGCAGGTAACGCCTGGATTTGGGTGCTTGcatttgtttcttctgcttccctaaaaaatttttcatatttgtccAGGTACGGCGGTCTCTCAGGTAGTAGGTAATAATGTGTTGAACTAACCTTCTTCCCATTTTCAATAATGGGCAGGATGCAAGGAACCTTATTGGCAGACCCCTCGCTGTTCTGTCTCTGCAGAGCTTTGCTGCTGACGTACTTGGGATCAGGGGCAAAGCTCTGTGTCGGGGGCATGACCCCATTGAGGTAAGACGGAAGGCTTTTAGGACTTGGTGTGCGGGAGTTACTTCGGGATAAAGGTTCTCTTGGCGGTACTTTGGGAGGCCTGTCTTCATCGCTATAGGTGCTAGACGTCACTTCTGCTGACCACCTTCTATGATCTGGCTTTACTGGCCTAGGAGGTATGGGAACCCTGGGGGGAACCTCAGGTTTGTCTTCATCAGAGTTAGGAGAAGCTCTGTGTATGTAGCTGGATATCCTTATGGCTGGTTTGTTAAAGGATCCGGCTGGTCCTGAATGAGACCTTCTTAATCTTCGGTGGGTTTGAGGCGGAGGAGGATTTGGACTTGGGACACCCCCATTTTGGTCAGATGCACAGTTGAGATCTGCTGCAGAAACAGCTGGGGTATCAAAATATGCATAGTTGATCTGTCCACACCCACGGAAGCTTCGCCTGCCAGGAACATCgtatttgaaatcagaaagcGTATAGTCTTCTAAAAGGAAGTCTGTATCTGAGCTAGTTAGGAATTCTACCTCACAGTCTGTCTCGTCCAGAGAGAGGTCTTCAGAGATTGGCAATGGTGGAAGGGGCCTAGAACCCCGTTCACAAAGAGTTGTACTGGGGAAAAGTGAAGGGGAGTTTTTTATGGGTGTAAGTGGAGGAGTAGACGTACAAACCCCATTCACTGAGAGTTTCTTAAAACCACAGACAATTTGATCCTCTTCATGTTGTCCCAAGTTTTCACTTGGGGGAATAATGAGAGGTGGCAAGCTGGACTTTTGAGATGGACCATTTTCTGCAAAGTAGTGGCCATTCATCGGAACAGATTTTGAAGTATGCCCTAGAATGAACAAGAGATGTTAGTAAAAGATCAACAATCCCCTCCCCACTACCTATGCTTCTATAGCTTTCTACCTAAACTGTAAGTGACAGACTTGACTGCTATAACCCTGAGAACACCCATGCAACAATCATGGGTGTAATTAGAGACCAGAAGATTGTTAACGCACATGATCTGGTTCAAAGAACAACCTATctcttctatcttctttggacATGTGCACGGCACACGCCCACACATCACAGGCAAGTTTTGTGACGTGTGCAAAATTTGCAAAGATGAACAGCATATAATTTACATGAATACCATACTATGCCAGCCTTGCCATTAAGACATGGGACAACACAAAGCATGCAGGGCACGAATGCGATAAGACCAGGTCCTTACTGCTAGCACGCCATCTATTGCAAGAGAATCAACTTGCTTGCAAGGTGTCAACTGTTAAGTAACTCTTGACAAAAAGCCAAGGAACATAATGTTCACATTAAACATGCTATATAGAGACAATTTTCTAAGTTTTGATTAACATTTATACTATTTCCATCTATCACTTTCAAACATGCATTCAATACTAGTAAGAAAGGGGAGAGAGCTTGTCTGAGGTTTCTAAAAGTTAAGTATGCATCGTAGCTGGAAGCAGaactttttcttgattttgaaaGATCACACTTCCTAAATAGTTCTAGTTAGGGAGCAGTGACTCAGGATAGAGGAAGTGGAGTAAGATAACTTGAGAAAAGGCAGTTATCTTCAGAATCTATTGCCACTAGGGGTCAGGCTATTGTTGGAAATAGTTCaggtttcctcatttaaaaaaataatgcggGAGGACAAGCTAATATTAATCTAGACTGTGCTTCCAACCCATTTTCAGAATACATACCGAAGGATGCTAGGTGCTCCTGAGCAGGAGAGTTCAGACTGTAGGCTGTGGTTATGGggtcaatatttaaaaagttgctAAAAGGAAAGGAATATCTTGGTTATAAACAAGTAGCAATCATATCCTCTTTCATTTTAACATCACACATTTCTACAGACCATGGCGGGGTATATTCTCTACTCACTTTTTAAACTCACTGCGACTACCCCAGCAGGTCTTCAGGTTGCCCATGGCTTGGCCATTATGTAGAAATCCAGTTTTTAGTGGAACTCTAATTTCCTGAGCAGCAACTCCTGCTGTTGACATTGTGCCTTATTCTGGGATGTCTCCAAACTTGTGAGGCCCAGGGATTTTTAAATCAACCAGTAGCTTTCATTCCCTAGGGGGTATAGAGAAGAGAtgggagaataaagaaaataattcagaaatacaTCCATTAGGATAGTCTAAATTGCAGCATAGCTAATATTAGAGAATTTGAGGTGGGGAGATGCTGAACAGAAAAATTTAGTAGTAGACTTTCACTTAATTCTTTACGTAACTAATTCTTACTTCACATGAAGGTACTTAAATGGAGAcactaaaaattacttttttgtaaatactaaaaatacaTCCCAAGACATGAAATGTTTTAGCAAAATGAGAAATAACCTATTGCCAGCAAAAGCAGATCTCTTATTGCAGAGCCTGGAGTTGCACAACAAATCATGCTCCCCTGCCAAAGCACACAAACCTTCCTCTACGATATTAAACCAACCTTCTAAGGCACGGGTATACTGGGCCTTAAAGCACATGTGAATCTTGCTAATTCTTACCAAGCTAAAAAAGTGATTTCAGCAATTACTGTGTTTTATACTGCAGAACTAATATTCACTGAATGCCAATGCTGAAATTAAACAAGTGATTCTACTGTATTGGCACCTGACTACCCCATAGTCTAGCATGTATATGGATTTTATATTTCAGAGTTGGCCACAGGAAGACAAATCTTCCAGTTATTACTTGCTCAAGGAATAGTTATATATGAAGATACTAATTTCCATTATCCTCTAAAAATCAAGTTCTGCAAGATTACTGGCTTCAGTGGAAGCCCTGGAtagcttcctccctcccttttaaAGACAAACTTAAAGGTACATTCTTCACATTCTCCTTTGTGAAATGCCTAGTAATTCATGTCCTGCTTAGCTGCAAGGCATAGATTACAAAGGCTAAATCCATTTTTCTTAAACTAGTAGTTCCTCAACTTTAGGAACCTCCTCCCCTTTGTCAGACTTTACCAGTCTGGAGCCCCTATGGTCTCtttaattttcctattatttgttACATGAATTAGCATCAATCTCTGCTGTTTTCAGATATTCACGTTTACTTACAATAAGTTTAGGCTTTTGTTTCCTTAGGCACTAGGGCATTACTTGTCAACTATCTAACACCGACCTCCTTTGGGGTTATGCATATATGCATTCTATAATACCTCCTCCTTTTCTCATGTCCTATTTGCACACCTACCAAGTGTGAGGCACCATGCTAAGGACTGAATATGACATGAAGATGACTACGACACATTTGCCGGGGGAGCGATACacagagttttttattttaattgctcaGCAACTTCAAATCTATTATATACAAATCTGTCACCTCTTACTAGACTGAATTCAGGAACAGAGGCTGTGTCTCAATCACCTCTTAATGATCAGTACCTGCAAcattagtaggtgctcagtaagtgaatgtttgttgaatgaatgattgtaTAATACCATCAAATCATCATCATTAGTATCAACTGAATGTATACAATGTGTGAGGCATAGGGTATTTGTTAagcttaaaatcttttaaaagtactctgcaagattttattattttttcacctGAAAGGAACTTAGAGATAGCAATGTGCTACAGGTTAAAGATTTCAGTGACGAAGGAGGGGTCCCAATTACTGACTCTCTGCATTTTGCTCTCCCAAAGTAAGCTGTTTTGAGTCAGTAGGCAGAGATTTTACGACAGGTTTGAAATACTATTTTGGAGGGTCaagcattatttttccttaagtcaGTCTCTTAAAGATACATGATAGAGAACAcaaaaaatcctgtcatttagGAAACCTGATTGGGAGGTCTTTTGGGGGTTGGTTTTTAGATTACTGAAATGAAGTAAATGTGTTATCTACCATCaagctataaaaaatttaaaaaccaattaaaaaaaattgctagcCTCTCCCCTGTGTACTCAGCCCAGCATTTTATCGAGCTTTTTCTAAGCATTGTACAAGCACCGGCAAGACTATGGGGAAAGCATCTGtggtaatataaaaatgaaaggcaaGACAGGAAGAAGAATATGGTATTTAAGTAGTTGGAAAGCACACGTTTGAAGATCGCTCATCCAGATTACAGGAAAATGCTGTGGGGGACTCAGAGGCCCAACCCCCACCTGTCTGCAAGCCAACAAGTACTACTAGTAATTACTGTGTGTCAGCCTCCTAATGCCATCTAAATCTTAGCTTTCAACAGAATGATTGTGTAACTATCGCCTCTGCAGAAATTGCCTTGGAATTCTAAACTTACATTTCAATggtcacttaaaataatttatacgttctagaaaaagttattttgtatTCATTGTTTCCATCACCTACTTGTTagctttcttaagaaaaaaatttttttagtataaaaagaATTGTGTTCACTAAGCCAGCTCACTTCTGACCACAATAGTGTCTTTGTGTATTCATAGAAGGTGACCTGCCTCTAAATTTCAATGGGGAATTGTGAATGGGCCATGTTATGAAACTGTCCGAACTTCCTACTTGCTTGCATGGGAGAAGTGAGGGGGGCAATACAATTGCCATGTTCTCTTCTTTCGGAAAATAACTTCAAACTGTAGACTCCAAAAGGGCAACGTACCATAGGTTTGGAAGCAAACTTAAAAACATATTCCCCAGACTGTAAACTAAGGGCATGAATCCACCTGAAACTCTTTTCCACCTCACTAAACACCCTCCAGTATTCAGTACATATACTCTTGGGAGTTGGGGGACCAATCAATTTGGCCAACCTCGAGCTAAAAAGAAACACACTCTGCTCAAGTGAAAtttaaataatgctgcagtgtttcaaattttatctttccttataACTGTAAAACTAGCTCTGTTTTACAATTCATTAGGAAAACAATTGCAAAAATACACCTATGTGGGAAAATCAATATCTGAAAGTACAAGATAGCattcttttatgaaatgaaaaataggaaaacaaatgttaatttaGGCAGCATGGTTTAGACCACAATTCAAATAACCTTGGGCTTaacttttttaaagttcataaacTAACCTTTAGCTTTTTTAATGGGTTAAAAATGCAGTTAAATACCAATCTCAGATGTGAACTACCTCTTCCTGTTaacataatttgaattttttcttaattcaaaggggaaaataatccctaaaataatttttcttcaggttttccttttattttctctacatacaacctctctccaccccaccccaccctttaACCCATTTCCATAGTTTCAACTCATAAAAAGCTCCTGAATGAAGACTCCAGCCTGTATCCAGCATCAACTTTGCATTTCCTATTGTCTGGTGATTATCTTTCCACTTGGATGGTCCTCAGGCATCTCAAACTCTACAAACCAAACTCCTCCTTTCACTTACTTCAcaccccatcccccctccccaaaccAGTTCATGGTCTAGAGAAGCACACTTCTCAAGGCACCATTTTTGACCTGAGGCCTATATACAATCAGTTGCCAAGTTCCATAGACTATTTCTACATTGTTTCTCAAATCTTATCTTTCTTCCATTCATAAGCATCTTTCTTCCTGGGGTCTGAAAACACCCAACCCATTCTACACACCAGTATCACAtcaatatttctta
This region of Microcebus murinus isolate Inina chromosome 2, M.murinus_Inina_mat1.0, whole genome shotgun sequence genomic DNA includes:
- the ERRFI1 gene encoding ERBB receptor feedback inhibitor 1, producing MSTAGVAAQEIRVPLKTGFLHNGQAMGNLKTCWGSRSEFKNNFLNIDPITTAYSLNSPAQEHLASFGHTSKSVPMNGHYFAENGPSQKSSLPPLIIPPSENLGQHEEDQIVCGFKKLSVNGVCTSTPPLTPIKNSPSLFPSTTLCERGSRPLPPLPISEDLSLDETDCEVEFLTSSDTDFLLEDYTLSDFKYDVPGRRSFRGCGQINYAYFDTPAVSAADLNCASDQNGGVPSPNPPPPQTHRRLRRSHSGPAGSFNKPAIRISSYIHRASPNSDEDKPEVPPRVPIPPRPVKPDHRRWSAEVTSSTYSDEDRPPKVPPREPLSRSNSRTPSPKSLPSYLNGVMPPTQSFAPDPKYVSSKALQRQNSEGSANKVPCILPIIENGKKVSSTHYYLLPERPPYLDKYEKFFREAEETNASTQIQALPADCSMVSATEKLDSKTKMDLGGHVKRKHLSYVVSP